The Salvelinus sp. IW2-2015 unplaced genomic scaffold, ASM291031v2 Un_scaffold1078, whole genome shotgun sequence DNA segment tactccattttagaataaggctgtaacataacaaaatgtggaaaaagacaaggtcTGAATACTATGCACTGTCTGCTGCATGTACATTATGTACTCTTCTGTTTTTTCAATGATTCTGGTTAGAATCCTTTGCACTGAGTAACTATTTTTACCCTACCCGCTCTTCCTGTATGAATAGAAGGCAGTTGCCAGTAAACTACCGGTACAcatgaacagtaaaaaaaaaataaagcacGATGTTAGTCTTTCCAAGATACTAGAcccctcaaattcaaatctggaccctGAAGCCTGTTCCACTGCTtaaaatcagggactgatttcaGACCTggcacaccaggtgggtgcaattaattatcaggtagaacagaaaagcagcagtAGTCCgtacctcgtagggtcagagttcctGTACTAGATCATCATTGTTTTACACACAATTCCATTCcgtttgaaattgttacatgataTTCTTCAGAACATTTGTAGTTTASCATATAGCCCACATGACCTTTGTGCTTGTGAATGAACCATGACTATGGTTTaagaatctgattggtcaagccTCATGGAAACCATTACGTTTGTCCTCACTACTTTCACCTATTCTCCTGTCTCCACACCAAATGTATAGTTAATTTATTATCCTGTTGTGTCTCTAACCCGTGTTCTCCCTGTTTCTCTACAGAAATGAGTCGCCAGACCGCCACAGCGCTGCCCACAGGAACCTCCAAGTGTGCCCCCTCCCAGCGCGTCCCCACCTTGTCCGGCACTACGGCCTCTAACAGCGACCTGGCCAGCCTGTTTGAGTGCCCCGTCTGCTTCGACTATGTGCTGCCCCCTATCCTGCAGTGCCAGAGCGGCCACCTGGTCTGCAGCAACTGCCGACCCAAGCTCACCTGCTGCCCCACCTGCCGGGGCCCACTGGGCTCCATCAGGAACCTGGCCATGGAGAAGGTGGCCAACTCTGTGCTGTTTCCCTGCAAGTATGCGTCGTCGGGCTGCGAGGTGACGCTGCCCCACACAGACAAGGCAGAGCACGAGGAGCTGTGTGAYTTRCGGCCGTACTCCTGCCCCTGCCCAGGGGCCTCCTGTAAGTGGCAGGGCTCGTTGGACGCGGTCATGCCCCACCTCATGCACCAGCACAAATCCATCACCACGCTGCAGGGCGAGGACATCGTGTTCCTTGCCACGGACATTAACCTGCCTGGGGCAGTGGACTGGGTCATGATGCAATCCTGCTTCGGATTCCACTTCATGCTGGTCCTGGAGAAGCAGGAGAAGTACGACGGTCACCAGCAATTCTTTGCCATCGTGCAGCTGATCGGCACGCGGAAGCAGGCTGAAAACTTTGCCTACCGCCTGGAGCTCAACGGGCACCGGCGACGGCTCACCTGGGAGGCCACGCCCCGCTCCATCCACGAGGGCATCGCCACTGCCATTATGAACAGCGACTGCCTAGTGTTTGACACCTCCATCGCGCAGCTGTTCGCTGAGAATGGAAACCTGGGCATCAACGTCACCATATCCATGTGCTGAGGACTGTCAAGTGGACagccactaacacacacacacacacacacacacacacacacacacactttctctcacacacacatactcggaCACATTTCAGACACTACAGGACACCTGGAGTTGTACCTGGGGGGTTTGGAGGGGGGCAGGATCTTTCCCAGGGAACCTGTTGTCTTCGAACAATGTGATTTAGAACGTTCAGATCGGTTAGATTGATGAAAACAATGGGATTCAATTTTAAGCTTCATTACAATATTAGTTCTGTAACTAAAGTAAAGGTATCCTTTTTTTaccttaatgttctgagaataaTCCAGCATTGCCCCTTGAACCCAGAGCACACACTTCAACAGGTGGGCTCAGTTTGCAGTCTTTCTTTGCAGAGGGAAGCTGGCAGAAGGGGCTCAGGGGATAGACACTGTGGGAGGAGTCAATTTGAGGGAGGATGGGGaataaaaaataacttattttttttgAAGATGTTGCATTTCAGCTTAGTCAAAGTTGAAACTAACTTCTTTTGAGTTCCATTATTGTTTTGGTTTTagttctgtcccccccccccccccccccctcattggATGAGAAGAGAAGGTCCTGGTATTGTGTGCACAGACATTGGCTGAGACGCAGCTAGTTTGGTCTCTCTGGAGTCTAACAGTTTTAGCCTAAACCACTGAATATCTGACCAGGAATGGGGACAATTTCTAcagttatattattattattattattgttcaaTGGAGATTATCATTATCATTTTTTTGTAAGGACTTTTAATGAATGAAAAAGGCTGTAACCTTGTGGCTAATCTTCAGTGTTTGTAGATAAATTGTGTCGTTCTTTCGAAGActtcaatgtattttattttgtaaattagaTTTTTCTCTTCGTTTTGTCAGTCTTTGTCTACATTCTGTTTGAGGAGTGGGTGATGCAAAGCCAAACATCTCTGGATACGTAGAACTGTTGCTGGTCCCATTATTTRtgttttattttgtcattaaatAAATCTATCTTTTTCATACCTTGTGCAATTTCCCCTTTCCCTGTGATTATTCTCTTGGCTAGGGTTTAACTATGGGGTGAGACCCAAAGTGTTCCWTGGGCATGTGGGAGGTGGGCTGCGAGTTAGGAGAATACATCTATAGTCGCACACTTTCCTCTTCATTTGGGTAATGGGAGGACAGTAAGTTTCTCATTTTAGATTTTGAGTTGGAAAAGTTTTAACACCTGCTATAGGCAACAGCACAATTACAGCATAATTTCTTGGCAGGGGTTTACTCCAACCACACACTTATCCTCCCATCTTACCACGTTATCCTTGTCAAATGGCTttactcatttttttttttctgcatagaaaagtctaaacagtaaaaaaaacaatggGGAGGGGGAATGGCAAGTTCAGTGTGAACTTTGACGAACACCAAATAAAGTATGTATGAAAGATGATGGATATTTTTTTTWAAATAAGATTATCTTTGAGAAATAAAAACcacaaataaaagctagacagtcatgTAGAATCTAAAAATGATGCATCTTTGTCATAGCGTGGGGCCCCATTGATGATTTTTGTTACTCACTCAGCATAAGAACACGGCATAACCCATAGCATAAATTTGGCTTTAATACTGCACATTTTCTCTCCACCCATGACcaaatgtgtggaattgcaagAAATTACCTTTTTAAAATTATCTGTAGCCAAGAGGGCTTCCCAAATCTTAGTTTGGTATCTGCACCAATGGCCACGTGCACCACCTAAGGCtcattttgatccagaaaaaaagcaTGGCTGAtcaaaggcttaaggacaactctCACTACTAGACTGACCGTTTGTTTGTTCGCTTGTTGTCGGCGCTGTGTATTATAGGGACCACCCGTcgtttctacatgtagaatcggTTTGCAAcggtggaggctcctcagaggaaggggaggaccatcctcagggATTTCATAAAAACAGTTTAAGATTTAAGTTATCCTTtctagataaaactatacaaactatattcacatcaccaaacaaTTGACAAAAACACTTTTGAAATGTCTACTAtcgcctcaacagcactctgtagggtagcaccatggtgtagccagaggacagctagRTTCRgtcctctgggtacattgactttaatacaaaacctaggaggctcatggttctcacccccttccatagacttccaCGGTAATTATGaaaggttggaggacgtcctcccaaagttatcagagctcttgcagcacaAACTGACATGTCCACRcaatcaaaggatcagataatgaatctagtactgaaagtataagctacagctagctagcagtgcataaaatgtgagtagttgactcaaagagagaaaaacagttaaacattttaaacaaattaatttcttccaaaatggagTAGCAAGAGCtctatttatgtatatatatagagatattttttcttcacttagctagcaaatgcagctagctagtttagccaacTCAAatacccggctcaaacagagggatgctatgttagctagctggctacgactatccaacactggaattcTTAGAAGGCAAAGTAAGcctttggttttactaatttaatgccgccggtgtaactgcttactgactgtactgcatgattgtagtgggtttactaatgtgttagttctaTTAGGTATGTTGACTAGGactttactttagctaatatggtgacaacgataaAGGCTGTGTATAGCGGTTATGATATAAAGGTTGTTTCGCctagtcacagacagctgatgtgttgggcattgaagtccacaagcgaagggcaAAGGTGAGAGAGCtcgtagatgtgagaaggaataKAACAAGCTGTTTGTATATGGCTATGAAAGGGAACTGTTTGCATGTGatcgggtgtattcattccaccgattctgttaaaatgtttcttaaatagggataaacatacctgaatttgtccaatagaaacttgtttgcaactgttggactaatgattacaccctaaatCAGCTAGatgtgtgcaaggtggtattgaatgtcaccTTAAATCTTTCTCTCGAACCTGTGCacttacgttgtaaactttcatttatAGGCTAAGTTGTAGCAATGTCAtgtgtatagggaaaatttgagtatcatgtagtagcctaaacctatcaatgttacattgaactgggtgaatggaataggaatgacagtcatccaatatgctgtaatagaaataaggccatgctcataaaaNaatgaatctagtactgaaagtataagctacagctagctagcagtgcataaaatgtgagtagttgactcaaagagagaaaaacagttaaacattttgaacaaattcatttcttccaaaatggaGTAGCAAgagctctatatatatatatagatatttttttttcacttagctagcaaatgcagctagctagtttagccaacTCAAatacccggctcaaacagagggatgctatgttagctagctggctacgactatccaacactggaattcTTAGAAGGCAAAGTAAGcctttggttttactaatttaatgccgccggtgtaactgcttactgactgtactgcatgattgtagtgggtttactaatgtgttagttctaTTAGGTATGTTGACTAGGactttactttagctaatatggtgacaacgataaAGGCTGTGTATAGCGGTTATGATATAAAGGTTGTTTCGCctagtcacagacagctgatgtgttgggcattgaagtccacaagcgaagggcaAAGGTGAGAGAGCtcgtagatgtgagaaggaatacaacaagcTGTTTGTATATGGCTATGAAAGGGAACTGTTTGCATGTGatcgggtgtattcattccaccgattctgttaaaatgtttcttaaatagggataaacatacctgaatttgtccaatagaaacttgtttgcaactgttggactaatgattacaccctaaatCAGCTAGatgtgtgcaaggtggtattgaatgtcaccTTAAATCTTTCTCTCGAACCTGTGCacttacgttgtaaactttcatttatAGGCTAAGTTGTAGCAATGTCATGTGTATAGMgaaaatttgagtatcatgtagtagcctaaacctatcaatgttacattgaactgggtgaatggaataggaatgacagtcatccaatatgctgtaatagaaataaggccatgctcataaaaaaataatcgtcctccctcatcttaaacggcaccgaccgccactggtttGCAAATTACAGCCGGCACTGTTCAGAagtgctaagtactctcggccagcAATCCTACTGGTCTGTCAGTGTCtttagggttgtgtgtgtgtgctgcggggtgCATTTTTAAGTATGGTATGTCGTGTGTGCGCTTCCCAGTCCCATGCCGCCCCAGCTGAAGCCCTGTACTGGTTGGAGGCTCTGGGGCGTCAGTGTTCTGGCCGGTGAATGAAGGGTTAGCTCTGTAGGATCATAATTACCAGAGGCCCCCAGGAACTTTGGCACCCTGCCAGCCCAATCCACTGGGGAACACAGACCACTSCTTCTCTGACCCTGCTGCTGCTTTGTCATCCCACTCCCCACACCACTTCCCTCAAGCATTATCTCCCTCCAGTAATGGCCCTAACAGGAACAGCTATATTcagtcataaactcagcaaaaaaatagacgtcctctcactgtcaactgcgtttattttcagaaatctTAACGTGTYTATttatatgaacataagattcaacaactgagacataaactgaacaagatcCACAGACATCTGACTAACAGAAATMGAATAATGTGTCCCTTAACaaagggggtgtcaaaatcaaaagtaacagtcagtatctggtgtggccaccagctgcattaagtactgcagtgaatctcctcctcatggactgcaccagatttgccagttcttgctgtgagatgttaccccactcttccaccaagacacctgcaagttcttggacatttctggggggaatggccctagccctcaccctccgatccaacaggtcccagacgtgctcaatgggattgaagaTCCGGGCTTTTCGCTGCCAATGGCAGAACAACTGACTTCCTGTCtggcaggaaatcatgcacagacatgagcagtatggttggtggcattgtcatgtgtggagggtcatgtcaggatagagcctgcaggaagggtacacatgAGTGGAGGAGATGTCTTCCTGAAGCgcggttgagattgcctgcatgaAAAGTCAGCCGAGGATGCTGTGACTCACGCCCAATGACGGGTCCTCCATCACAAATCGATCGTCTAGAGTAAGtgtacgctcattccttcgacgataaacgagaATCGACTATCACCTGGTGAGACTAATCGCGACTCTTCAGTGagagcattttttgccagtctgtctggtcagcgacggtgggtttgtgtccgTAGGGcgtttgttgccggtgatgtctagaCCTGCTTACACAGGCTACAGagctcagtccagcctctctcagcctattgcggacagtctgagcactgatagagggatttGTGTGTTCTGGTGTACCTTGGTCAGTTGTTGTTGGCATCCTGTACCtgtcgcaggtgtgatgttcggatgttacAATCTGTGCaggttgttacacgtggtctgcacgATGGAGGACGATCACctgtcgtcctgtctccctgtagcgcatGTCTTAGGCTTCacatacggacattgcaatttattgcctggcaCATTGTGCAGTCTCCGATGCCTTTGCAGCATGCACTAAGGCATgttgcagatgagcagggaccctgggcatctttcttttggtgtttatcagagtcagtagaaaggcctctagtgtcctaagttttcataccaCTGTGACTTacttgcctaccgtctgtaagctgttagggtcttaacgaccgttccacaggtgcatgttcattaattgtttatggttcattgaacaagcatgggaaacagtgtttaaaccctttacaatgaagatctgtgaagttattttgatttttacgaattatctttgaaagacagggtcctgaaaaagggacatttctttttttgctgagtttatatgctgCTTATTCTGTTTAGGTGAAAGTGCTTGTTTCCTTCCCAGTCCTCATTCAATCAAAGCAGCAATTTGATTTAGTGTACAGTGACTGCATAGTAGAGTGAACATGACGTCCATAAGCGGTGAAACTGTCGTGGGATTTCAATTActggtgtgttgctgtgtgtggtgcAAAGTAAAGTGGTTCCAGTCATGATTGACAGCACAAGGTAGTTTCCTCTCMTGATGGCGTCATAGATGAGGCCTTATTGTCCCTTCCCTGAAACGTACAATAGTGTTAATATTTACAGTAGGCTACTATTGTCTGTAGTTGGTTTCTAGTCATATTTTAGTAGCTTACTCCCATTGGGCCCAAAGGAAGGCATATAGCCTAGATGCTGGAAGCAGCAGGCATGCTGTGGTGGAGCTTGTCTTGGCTCATCATCGTTGTAGAGCTAAGTGGGTGGTGATCWGAATGATGATCCACACCCTGCTGTTGCTAAGACGGCTGCATCGCGCTCTGCTGATTCTCAACCACATTCAACAGAGTACTTTCAGTACGTCACACACGCAAATTATGCAATTTAATACTTGTATTGAAATTCTTTATTTTCATTATGCAACTGTTACAGAGCTATTTAGTGAGACTGTATCCCTTAGGGGTATGACATAGTACTGCATCTTAACAGTATAGCTACTGTGCAATCACGCTCATCCTGTATCTACACATAAAATCACTTGTAAAGCCATACCAGCAGAATTATCTGGATATTGAGCGGACCTCTGATGCTGATYCCAATTATGAAMCCTCTGTAAACCTCATTCATTCAGTCATGTTAAATCTGAGGTACATGAACAGCATGGTCAAGGTCACCGGTCTTGCTATTTTTCAAATGTTCGTAGCCAGAGCRTTTACAGCAGAGCAACTGGAACAACTATCACTGACTAGTACTGTTACAATCCACATAAGCCCCACCCTGTGGATTCTTCAGCCAGTTCCCAGAACAACCCAGTGTGcagcagagacagtagaactaagTGATTGATGGTCCTAACTCGGTCTGAACTCCACCAGGATCAGACCAGTCAGGTCATAAATGCTGAATGTCAGATCCAAATCCGCAACACCATGAAGGAAAGGCAACAGGTGTTACAAGGGAGGGCACTAAATTTCAACCTGTCCTCTTTGTGTGAGAAAGTTTCAACTCATGAACTTAAGGAAAGTGTTGAAGTAGATAAAGAACATGTTTGCATCACAGAAGCCTCCTTACCAACAGACCAGTAACACCCACACCCTCTTTGATAACTGCCTGTTTACGCATCCACCACAAAGATAATGTGGTCAGTGTGTTTCTGCCTCATACAAATTAATGTATGGAAGCGACAATGTGCTATGAGCTTTCCATATTCACCAGGAAGATGAATGGGAGTTACTATTCTTGTATGTTAGTCAGAGTGTGACATAGGCTGTCTCTGTGAGTGGTAATATTACAGGGACCCATCTCACAGTTTGCTGACAATGTGTGGTAGAGTGAGAGGGTTGGACATTCCGGGGAACCCCCCATCGAAGGCTGCGTTCAGGACTTCGTCCAGGTTGCTGGCTGTTACAAAGTCCAGCTCCTTCCGGACGTTAGCTGGGATCTCCTCCAGGTCCTTCTCATTGCGCTTTGGGATGATGACACGCTTCACCCCGGCCCTGTGAGCTGCCA contains these protein-coding regions:
- the LOC112069681 gene encoding E3 ubiquitin-protein ligase Siah1-like isoform X2, coding for MDEEMSRQTATALPTGTSKCAPSQRVPTLSGTTASNSDLASLFECPVCFDYVLPPILQCQSGHLVCSNCRPKLTCCPTCRGPLGSIRNLAMEKVANSVLFPCKYASSGCEVTLPHTDKAEHEELCDLRPYSCPCPGASCKWQGSLDAVMPHLMHQHKSITTLQGEDIVFLATDINLPGAVDWVMMQSCFGFHFMLVLEKQEKYDGHQQFFAIVQLIGTRKQAENFAYRLELNGHRRRLTWEATPRSIHEGIATAIMNSDCLVFDTSIAQLFAENGNLGINVTISMC
- the LOC112069681 gene encoding E3 ubiquitin-protein ligase Siah1-like isoform X1, which encodes MSGRANVQPMNSWKGVLKLFTCIASRTTANKPKELPTFQEKKKALFRNLMDEEMSRQTATALPTGTSKCAPSQRVPTLSGTTASNSDLASLFECPVCFDYVLPPILQCQSGHLVCSNCRPKLTCCPTCRGPLGSIRNLAMEKVANSVLFPCKYASSGCEVTLPHTDKAEHEELCDLRPYSCPCPGASCKWQGSLDAVMPHLMHQHKSITTLQGEDIVFLATDINLPGAVDWVMMQSCFGFHFMLVLEKQEKYDGHQQFFAIVQLIGTRKQAENFAYRLELNGHRRRLTWEATPRSIHEGIATAIMNSDCLVFDTSIAQLFAENGNLGINVTISMC
- the LOC112069681 gene encoding E3 ubiquitin-protein ligase Siah1-like isoform X3, which encodes MSRQTATALPTGTSKCAPSQRVPTLSGTTASNSDLASLFECPVCFDYVLPPILQCQSGHLVCSNCRPKLTCCPTCRGPLGSIRNLAMEKVANSVLFPCKYASSGCEVTLPHTDKAEHEELCDLRPYSCPCPGASCKWQGSLDAVMPHLMHQHKSITTLQGEDIVFLATDINLPGAVDWVMMQSCFGFHFMLVLEKQEKYDGHQQFFAIVQLIGTRKQAENFAYRLELNGHRRRLTWEATPRSIHEGIATAIMNSDCLVFDTSIAQLFAENGNLGINVTISMC